A single window of Desulfovibrio sp. JC010 DNA harbors:
- a CDS encoding CBS domain-containing protein, with translation MLKAKDIMTSGALTLEPENDVATAAKLMLEKHLNGLPVVDRDGKLIGVLCQSDLVAQQKTISMPSLFTILDGFISFSSNEELEREVNKIAATKVQHAMTPDPITIDPDTSIEKIADLMVERKFYTLPVVENGKLVGVVGKEDVLKVLAK, from the coding sequence ATGCTGAAAGCCAAAGACATTATGACTTCCGGTGCCCTGACCCTCGAACCTGAAAACGATGTTGCAACCGCAGCCAAGCTCATGCTTGAAAAACACCTGAACGGACTCCCGGTCGTGGACCGGGACGGCAAGCTGATCGGAGTTCTCTGCCAGAGCGATCTTGTGGCGCAGCAGAAGACCATTTCCATGCCGTCGCTGTTCACCATTCTGGACGGTTTTATCTCCTTCTCCTCCAATGAGGAGCTTGAGCGGGAGGTGAACAAGATTGCGGCCACCAAGGTGCAGCATGCCATGACCCCTGATCCGATAACCATTGACCCCGACACATCCATTGAGAAAATAGCCGACCTGATGGTTGAAAGAAAATTCTACACCCTGCCGGTGGTGGAAAACGGCAAGCTTGTCGGTGTGGTCGGAAAAGAAGACGTTTTAAAGGTTTTAGCTAAGTAA
- the tsaE gene encoding tRNA (adenosine(37)-N6)-threonylcarbamoyltransferase complex ATPase subunit type 1 TsaE → MNNDKLIINLPDVEATLRLGSTLASFFMETGKLVPIFLNGDLGAGKTTFVRALVESFPGAQNAEVSSPSFNILNIYPTKPQVAHFDLYRLEGQTPDDDFFDLLSDKKTLTVVEWIQYLNMEFWPESALLFTWTPAASGRTIELTLHGSATSLYEELASFLESFQ, encoded by the coding sequence ATGAATAATGATAAACTGATCATCAACCTGCCGGATGTGGAGGCGACCTTAAGACTCGGCTCCACTCTGGCTTCTTTTTTTATGGAAACGGGAAAACTGGTTCCCATCTTTCTGAACGGGGACCTTGGAGCGGGAAAAACAACTTTTGTTCGCGCACTGGTCGAATCCTTTCCGGGTGCGCAAAACGCAGAAGTAAGCAGCCCCAGTTTCAATATTCTTAATATTTACCCCACAAAACCTCAGGTTGCTCATTTTGACCTCTACAGATTGGAAGGTCAAACACCTGATGATGATTTCTTTGATCTGCTAAGTGATAAAAAAACTTTGACAGTTGTAGAGTGGATTCAGTATCTGAATATGGAATTCTGGCCTGAAAGCGCACTGCTCTTCACTTGGACCCCTGCCGCATCCGGTAGAACAATAGAATTGACCCTGCATGGTTCAGCGACCTCCCTCTATGAAGAGCTTGCCTCATTTCTTGAATCATTCCAATAA
- a CDS encoding aspartate kinase, whose amino-acid sequence MNIVVQKFGGTSVRNLECMKQVLEKVMVPYEKGNKVIVVLSAMSGETNRLIDLAYEWSEEPDLAEMDSLVSTGEQVSTALFSMLLKDRGVKARSLLGFQIPIKTDSDYSRARILDIDRAKIEEMLQENDILVMAGFQGCDEGRRITTLGRGGSDTSAVAMAAAIEADVCEIFTDVPGVFTTDPNICSLARKLDHVSYDEMLEMASMGAKVLQIRSVEFAKKYNVKVHVRSTFSDEIGTYVTQEDKNMESVLVSGIAYDKDQARVTLSKVKDEPGVSAALFTPLAEAGILVDMIVQNPSRDGRTDMTFTIPRGDLKKTLEIIDEIKDPMGAQDVLYDQHVCKVSVIGVGMRNHSGVASKAFQALRDENINILMISTSEIKITCLIEEKYTELAIRTLHNTFGLDKSGSDENTL is encoded by the coding sequence ATGAACATCGTAGTACAGAAATTCGGTGGAACCTCGGTCAGGAACCTCGAATGCATGAAGCAAGTACTGGAAAAAGTCATGGTGCCTTACGAAAAAGGCAACAAAGTTATCGTAGTCCTCTCTGCAATGTCCGGTGAAACAAACCGGTTGATTGATCTGGCCTACGAATGGTCCGAAGAACCGGACCTCGCCGAAATGGATTCCCTGGTCTCCACCGGGGAACAGGTTTCTACTGCCCTTTTTTCCATGCTTCTGAAAGATCGCGGAGTTAAAGCGCGCTCCCTGCTCGGCTTCCAGATTCCCATTAAGACAGATTCCGATTATTCCCGCGCCCGTATCCTTGATATTGACCGCGCTAAAATCGAAGAAATGCTGCAGGAAAACGATATACTGGTCATGGCCGGCTTTCAGGGCTGCGACGAAGGCAGACGAATTACCACCCTTGGTCGCGGGGGTTCCGATACATCCGCAGTAGCCATGGCTGCAGCCATCGAAGCTGATGTCTGTGAAATATTTACCGATGTTCCGGGCGTATTCACTACCGACCCCAACATCTGTTCACTGGCCCGCAAGCTTGACCACGTTTCCTATGACGAGATGCTTGAAATGGCCAGCATGGGTGCGAAGGTACTACAGATTCGTTCAGTTGAATTTGCCAAGAAATATAATGTTAAAGTTCATGTCCGCTCTACTTTCAGCGATGAGATCGGAACATACGTCACTCAGGAGGATAAAAATATGGAATCAGTACTTGTTTCCGGAATTGCATACGACAAGGATCAGGCCCGTGTAACCCTATCCAAAGTTAAGGATGAGCCGGGCGTATCCGCAGCTCTCTTCACTCCTCTTGCTGAAGCAGGCATTCTGGTTGATATGATTGTCCAGAACCCCAGCCGTGACGGCCGCACCGACATGACCTTCACCATCCCCAGAGGCGATCTCAAGAAGACCCTTGAAATCATCGATGAGATTAAAGACCCCATGGGTGCTCAGGATGTGCTCTACGACCAGCATGTCTGCAAGGTTTCAGTTATCGGTGTAGGCATGCGTAACCATTCCGGTGTAGCATCCAAGGCATTTCAGGCCCTGCGTGATGAAAACATCAACATCCTGATGATCAGCACTTCCGAAATTAAAATTACCTGCCTTATCGAAGAAAAATATACCGAACTGGCTATAAGAACGCTCCATAACACGTTCGGGCTCGATAAATCGGGGTCCGATGAAAACACGCTCTAG
- the cimA gene encoding citramalate synthase produces the protein MKQIKIYDTTLRDGTQSEEINLSVQDKVRITRKLDDLGVHYVEGGWPGSNATDKEFFQEIQNYALKNIKVSAFGSTHMNRLTPENDPNLNALIESGAKAMSIFGKTWDFHATSALGVTLERNIELISNSIGYLRPHVEELFFDAEHFFDGFKANPEFTISCLKAAYEAGADVLVLCDTNGGSMPEDVAEACRVVQEKIPGCSIGIHAHNDCELAVANSLAAVKNGAIQIQGTMNGYGERCGNANLCSIIPNLELKLGYETIGKDKLIKLKETSTYVTEIANLRPFLRQPFVGQAAFAHKGGIHVSAVLKDSTSYEHIDPLLVGNDRRVLLSDLSGKSNVLYKAKQYGYDLDKNDPAVQTILADIKERESIGFEYSAAEASFELLFFKAMGWSKRYFEFINFFVVDAKRKNDQEPFSEATVIVKVHGEENHTAASGDGPVNALDKALRKALEPFYPSLKDVRLQDFKVRVLSGAVRQAAGTSSNVRLLIESTDGKSQWTTMGVSHNIIEASWQALVDSINYKLFKDDPQKWPSR, from the coding sequence ATGAAACAGATAAAAATATACGACACCACCCTGCGTGACGGCACACAATCCGAAGAAATAAACTTAAGCGTACAAGATAAAGTGCGCATTACCCGCAAGCTGGACGACCTCGGCGTACATTACGTCGAGGGCGGCTGGCCCGGGTCCAATGCCACTGACAAGGAATTCTTTCAGGAAATCCAGAACTACGCTCTTAAAAACATCAAAGTCTCCGCTTTCGGTTCAACCCATATGAACCGCCTGACCCCTGAAAATGACCCCAACCTGAACGCCCTGATAGAATCAGGAGCCAAGGCCATGTCTATTTTCGGAAAAACATGGGACTTCCACGCCACCAGCGCACTTGGTGTCACCCTTGAAAGAAATATCGAACTGATCAGCAACAGTATCGGCTACCTGCGTCCGCACGTGGAAGAGCTGTTCTTTGATGCCGAGCACTTCTTTGACGGCTTCAAGGCCAACCCGGAATTCACCATCAGCTGCCTCAAGGCCGCATACGAGGCCGGGGCGGATGTTCTCGTCCTCTGCGATACCAACGGCGGCTCCATGCCTGAAGACGTGGCTGAAGCATGCAGGGTCGTGCAGGAAAAGATTCCCGGCTGCAGTATCGGTATCCACGCCCACAACGATTGTGAGCTGGCTGTTGCCAACTCCCTTGCTGCGGTCAAGAACGGAGCCATCCAGATTCAGGGGACTATGAACGGATACGGGGAACGTTGCGGTAACGCCAACCTCTGTTCCATAATCCCCAACCTTGAGCTCAAGCTCGGCTACGAGACCATCGGCAAGGATAAGCTGATCAAGCTGAAGGAGACTTCCACTTACGTCACTGAAATCGCCAACCTGCGCCCCTTTCTGCGCCAGCCCTTTGTCGGTCAGGCCGCATTCGCGCATAAAGGCGGTATTCATGTCAGCGCGGTACTGAAGGATTCCACCAGTTACGAGCATATTGATCCCCTGCTGGTGGGTAACGACCGCCGTGTGCTGCTTTCCGACCTTTCCGGTAAAAGCAACGTGCTCTACAAGGCCAAACAATACGGTTACGACCTCGATAAAAACGATCCTGCGGTACAGACCATTCTGGCCGACATCAAGGAACGCGAATCAATCGGTTTTGAATATTCCGCAGCCGAAGCATCCTTTGAACTGCTCTTTTTCAAAGCCATGGGCTGGTCCAAACGTTACTTTGAGTTCATCAACTTCTTTGTTGTTGATGCCAAGCGCAAGAATGATCAGGAGCCTTTTTCCGAGGCTACGGTCATCGTAAAAGTCCATGGCGAGGAAAACCATACCGCCGCTTCCGGCGACGGTCCGGTAAACGCGCTTGATAAAGCATTGCGCAAGGCTCTTGAGCCTTTTTATCCATCTCTGAAAGATGTTCGTTTACAGGACTTTAAGGTAAGAGTATTGTCCGGGGCTGTACGTCAGGCAGCAGGCACGAGTTCCAACGTGCGGCTGCTCATTGAATCCACTGACGGCAAAAGCCAGTGGACCACCATGGGCGTCAGCCACAACATCATTGAAGCGAGCTGGCAGGCCCTTGTGGACTCCATCAACTACAAGCTCTTCAAGGATGATCCTCAAAAATGGCCATCGAGATAA
- a CDS encoding MBL fold metallo-hydrolase, with protein MAIEITGQYTEPCKISVLCDNESLNDNLGSEWGFSMALELPGNGLWLWDCGASPLFLKNGTDMGIKAADAKGIALSHGHWDHTGGMDALMEADFMGPVYAHPDFANKRYSSRGKDGSGDASFPCEYPGTIIVRDDSELDDGLFMITEIPRREGLFEATQGLFLNPEKTQPDPVRDDAFLLLMSNSGPIVVLGCCHSGLANSLYHLRDLTGIDSVHAIVGGLHLYKTDETEFENTAKVIEEFKVRTVAAGHCTGKEGFEFLKQRLSCEVLPMGSGSVYEF; from the coding sequence ATGGCCATCGAGATAACAGGACAATACACCGAACCGTGCAAGATATCCGTACTTTGTGACAATGAATCCCTGAATGACAATCTGGGCAGTGAATGGGGCTTTTCCATGGCTCTTGAACTGCCCGGAAACGGTCTCTGGCTCTGGGACTGCGGAGCAAGCCCGCTTTTCCTTAAAAACGGAACAGACATGGGTATAAAGGCGGCAGATGCCAAGGGCATCGCCCTCAGCCACGGACACTGGGATCACACCGGAGGGATGGACGCGCTCATGGAAGCTGATTTCATGGGACCGGTTTATGCCCACCCTGATTTTGCCAACAAGCGTTATTCGAGCAGAGGTAAGGACGGATCAGGTGATGCTTCCTTTCCCTGTGAATATCCCGGCACCATCATTGTCCGCGATGATTCGGAACTTGATGACGGTTTGTTCATGATCACGGAGATTCCCCGCCGCGAAGGTTTATTCGAGGCAACGCAAGGACTTTTCCTTAATCCTGAAAAGACCCAGCCGGACCCGGTCCGTGACGACGCTTTCCTGCTGCTGATGAGCAATTCCGGCCCGATTGTGGTGCTGGGCTGCTGTCACAGCGGTCTGGCAAATTCGCTTTACCATCTGCGTGATCTGACCGGGATCGATTCGGTCCATGCCATTGTAGGCGGTCTGCACTTATACAAAACGGACGAGACTGAATTCGAGAACACCGCCAAGGTAATCGAGGAATTCAAGGTCCGCACTGTTGCCGCCGGACATTGCACTGGAAAGGAAGGTTTCGAATTCCTGAAACAGCGACTCTCCTGCGAAGTACTGCCCATGGGGTCAGGTTCGGTTTATGAGTTCTGA
- a CDS encoding DUF3536 domain-containing protein, which translates to MSGKFLCIHGHFYQPPREDPWLDMIFPEGSAAPFRHWNERICRESYAPLAWARRMGGDGIFDIINCYEWMSFNVGPTLFRWIERSEPELYAKILEGDALSFKRWGHGNAIAQIYHHVIMPLASELDRDAEVAWAVADFESRFKRRPEGMWLSETACDTDTLETLADHGIAFTLLAPRQAAAIADIGSDDWHQVDEYSINIKEPYLVELPSGRTISIFFYDGGLSQAIAFEGLLKNGDDFWNKLSGASAEGLLSIGTDGETYGHHVEFGEMALAYVLSQAIKERDGVSLLNYGAYLEQHPPTRKVRIHEESSWSCYHGVERWRSDCGCCTGGHPDWNQQWRKPLREGLDAVKTLMNAHYFNYGDKIFKDARAALIDYGTVLSGLVSEDDFFNRHFKVLKDSADADLGWKLLSMQKWALSSFASCGWFFDDLARLEPVNNMGFALRAIELSKETGLIGLEEKFLSIAGEARSNEERYGSAVDLWNSKIKPQSETPGSLLGQALGRLYVEGVLPLPGEEGSVSWPGVSVLIKTNDSSLVMARGEAEIKWHLESEVKKYSWKWQKGERVLTGSVEITLPGGQIEHYPLTEISWKKKQTIALTWVKRFADTAWQAQILNTGCGPALFNEFEDYQARQSWESHWKKLWPGIVWSYIFSGDSVSDDFIEFAKTVGRDHPDLDYFIEQLGKQLCIMLHNDLTFWDSIRGVIERTRQLELPIDLWKLQNCYWDKVLLGENDPELAKMIGFDL; encoded by the coding sequence ATGTCAGGCAAATTCTTGTGCATACACGGCCATTTTTACCAGCCTCCCCGGGAAGACCCGTGGCTGGATATGATTTTCCCTGAAGGAAGCGCAGCCCCGTTCCGCCACTGGAATGAACGTATCTGCCGCGAAAGTTACGCACCGCTGGCATGGGCCAGACGCATGGGCGGCGACGGCATTTTTGATATCATCAACTGCTATGAATGGATGAGTTTTAATGTGGGGCCGACCCTGTTCCGCTGGATTGAACGTTCCGAGCCTGAACTCTATGCCAAGATACTGGAAGGCGATGCCTTGAGCTTCAAGCGTTGGGGACACGGCAATGCCATCGCCCAGATTTACCATCATGTGATCATGCCGCTTGCTTCGGAACTGGACCGCGATGCCGAGGTTGCCTGGGCTGTAGCTGATTTTGAATCCCGTTTCAAACGCAGGCCGGAAGGGATGTGGCTCTCCGAAACAGCCTGCGATACTGACACCCTTGAAACCTTGGCGGACCACGGCATTGCTTTCACTCTGCTGGCCCCGAGACAGGCTGCTGCTATTGCGGATATCGGCTCTGATGATTGGCATCAGGTGGATGAATACTCCATCAATATTAAAGAACCTTACCTTGTGGAACTGCCTTCCGGCAGAACTATTTCAATTTTTTTCTATGACGGAGGCCTTTCACAGGCCATAGCATTCGAAGGGCTGCTGAAGAACGGTGACGATTTCTGGAACAAACTTTCCGGTGCTTCTGCTGAAGGTCTTCTTTCCATCGGCACAGACGGCGAAACCTACGGACACCATGTGGAGTTCGGTGAAATGGCCCTTGCCTATGTGCTTTCACAGGCGATCAAGGAACGTGACGGTGTCTCTTTACTGAACTACGGTGCCTATCTTGAGCAGCATCCTCCGACCCGCAAGGTCAGAATCCATGAAGAGTCCTCATGGAGCTGCTATCACGGTGTTGAGCGTTGGCGCAGCGATTGCGGTTGTTGTACCGGCGGCCACCCCGACTGGAATCAGCAGTGGCGTAAACCTTTGCGTGAAGGGCTTGATGCTGTAAAAACATTGATGAATGCCCATTACTTCAATTATGGTGATAAGATTTTCAAAGATGCGCGTGCAGCCTTGATTGATTACGGAACAGTCCTGAGCGGGCTTGTTTCGGAAGACGATTTCTTTAACCGTCACTTTAAGGTTTTAAAGGACAGTGCTGATGCTGATCTGGGCTGGAAACTGCTCTCCATGCAGAAATGGGCACTTTCGTCCTTTGCCAGCTGCGGTTGGTTTTTTGATGATCTGGCCCGGCTAGAACCGGTCAACAATATGGGGTTTGCGTTAAGAGCCATTGAGCTGTCCAAGGAAACCGGGCTGATCGGTCTGGAGGAGAAATTCCTTTCCATTGCAGGAGAGGCTCGCTCCAACGAAGAACGGTACGGATCGGCTGTGGATCTCTGGAATAGTAAAATCAAACCGCAGAGTGAAACTCCCGGCAGTCTGCTCGGTCAGGCACTTGGCCGCCTTTATGTAGAGGGAGTGCTGCCCCTGCCCGGCGAAGAGGGAAGTGTCAGCTGGCCGGGTGTCTCAGTGCTCATTAAGACCAATGACAGCTCACTGGTTATGGCCCGTGGCGAAGCTGAAATTAAATGGCATCTTGAATCCGAAGTAAAAAAATACAGTTGGAAGTGGCAGAAGGGTGAACGTGTCCTGACCGGTTCTGTTGAAATTACTCTTCCCGGCGGACAGATAGAACATTATCCGCTGACTGAAATATCATGGAAGAAAAAGCAAACCATTGCCCTGACATGGGTAAAACGATTTGCAGACACAGCATGGCAGGCCCAGATTTTGAATACCGGGTGCGGGCCTGCGCTTTTTAATGAATTTGAAGATTACCAGGCTCGTCAAAGCTGGGAATCGCATTGGAAAAAATTATGGCCGGGCATTGTCTGGAGTTACATTTTTTCCGGGGACAGTGTTAGTGACGATTTTATTGAATTTGCTAAAACTGTTGGACGCGACCATCCCGATCTTGACTACTTTATCGAGCAACTGGGTAAACAGCTTTGCATAATGCTGCATAACGATCTTACTTTTTGGGACAGTATTCGCGGCGTTATTGAGCGGACCAGACAGCTGGAACTCCCTATTGATCTTTGGAAACTGCAGAATTGCTATTGGGATAAAGTGCTTTTGGGCGAGAATGACCCGGAATTAGCCAAGATGATCGGGTTCGATTTATAA
- a CDS encoding DUF493 domain-containing protein — protein sequence MDKSMDQFKATLDEHHEWPCDYTFKFIVPGKSLAELKSMLEGIPHDEKDSKTGKYTSVTVTIHATCSDEIVNMYQKASTIEGLISL from the coding sequence ATGGATAAATCCATGGATCAATTCAAAGCAACACTTGATGAGCACCACGAATGGCCCTGCGATTATACCTTCAAATTCATAGTCCCCGGCAAGTCGCTGGCAGAACTTAAATCCATGCTTGAAGGCATTCCGCACGATGAAAAAGACTCCAAGACAGGTAAATACACCAGCGTAACCGTAACCATCCACGCCACCTGCTCTGATGAAATTGTGAACATGTACCAGAAAGCTTCCACCATTGAAGGACTCATTTCCCTTTAA